From the genome of Streptococcus lutetiensis, one region includes:
- the recG gene encoding ATP-dependent DNA helicase RecG, with product MNLQSSIEELKGLGPKSAEKFHKLDIYTIEDLLLYYPFRYEDFKSKSVLDLVDGEKAVIVGTVVTPANVQYYGYKRNRLSFKIKQGEAVIAVSFFNQPYLADKVELGSDVAIFGKWDALKSVVTGMKILAQVEDDMQPVYRVAQGISQNALIKAIKSAFALGAQNWLPENLPQVFLGKYRLLGRARATEAMHFPKDLAEYKQALRRIKFEELFYFQMNLQALKADNKSEANGLMIAYDEQKVADKIASLPFDLTSGQKRSLSDILSDMCSGGHMNRLLQGDVGSGKTVVASLAMYAAYTAGFQSALMVPTEILAEQHFESLTQFFPDLSIAILTSGMKAANKKVALAAIAAGSVDMIVGTHALIQDAVSYHRLGLVITDEQHRFGVNQRRIFREKGENPDVLMMTATPIPRTLAITAFGEMDVSIIDELPAGRKPIITRWVKHEQLDIVLDWVKTELQKGAQAYVISPLIEESESLDLKNAIALHEDLSEYFAGCANVALMHGRMKNEEKEAIMQDFKAQKSQVLVSTTVIEVGVNVPNATIMIIMDADRFGLSQLHQLRGRVGRGDKQSYAILVANPKTETGKKRMKIMTETTDGFVLAEADLKMRGSGEIFGTRQSGIPEFQVADIVEDYNILEEARRVASQIVSNPNWSQEPQWQIITQNLKDKGNFD from the coding sequence ATGAATTTACAATCATCAATTGAGGAATTGAAAGGCTTAGGTCCTAAGTCGGCAGAAAAATTCCATAAATTAGACATTTATACGATTGAGGATTTGCTACTTTATTATCCTTTTCGTTATGAAGATTTTAAGAGCAAGAGTGTTTTAGATTTAGTTGACGGGGAAAAAGCTGTTATTGTTGGAACAGTAGTAACACCAGCAAATGTTCAGTATTATGGTTATAAGCGTAATCGACTGTCTTTTAAAATCAAGCAAGGTGAAGCCGTTATTGCGGTATCTTTTTTCAATCAGCCTTATTTGGCAGATAAAGTTGAGCTTGGCAGTGATGTGGCGATTTTCGGAAAATGGGATGCTCTAAAATCCGTAGTGACTGGTATGAAGATTTTAGCGCAGGTTGAAGATGATATGCAGCCTGTTTACCGTGTGGCGCAGGGCATTTCGCAAAATGCTTTGATTAAAGCCATAAAATCTGCTTTTGCTCTTGGCGCACAAAATTGGTTGCCTGAGAATCTACCCCAAGTTTTCTTGGGTAAGTACCGTTTACTAGGGCGAGCAAGAGCAACTGAAGCCATGCATTTTCCAAAGGATTTAGCAGAATACAAGCAAGCCCTTCGTCGTATAAAGTTTGAAGAACTTTTTTATTTTCAGATGAATCTGCAAGCTTTGAAGGCAGATAATAAATCAGAAGCTAACGGTCTTATGATTGCATACGATGAGCAAAAAGTGGCTGATAAGATAGCGAGCTTGCCGTTTGATTTAACGAGTGGGCAAAAGCGCAGTCTTAGTGATATTTTATCTGATATGTGCTCTGGTGGCCATATGAACCGCCTTTTGCAAGGGGATGTTGGTTCTGGTAAGACGGTAGTTGCAAGTCTTGCCATGTATGCAGCCTACACGGCTGGTTTTCAATCAGCTTTAATGGTGCCAACAGAAATTTTGGCTGAACAACATTTCGAGAGTTTAACACAGTTTTTCCCTGATTTATCCATTGCTATCTTGACGTCAGGTATGAAGGCAGCTAATAAAAAAGTCGCTCTTGCTGCCATTGCGGCTGGTTCTGTGGATATGATTGTGGGAACACATGCGCTGATTCAAGATGCGGTGAGCTACCATCGTCTAGGACTTGTTATTACAGATGAGCAGCACCGATTCGGGGTCAATCAGCGTCGTATTTTCCGCGAAAAAGGTGAAAATCCTGATGTGCTTATGATGACAGCGACGCCTATTCCACGTACGCTTGCCATTACCGCTTTTGGTGAAATGGATGTTTCCATTATTGATGAATTGCCTGCAGGGCGAAAACCAATTATCACACGCTGGGTTAAGCATGAGCAGTTGGATATTGTCCTTGACTGGGTCAAAACAGAATTGCAAAAAGGTGCGCAAGCTTACGTCATTTCACCTTTGATTGAGGAATCTGAATCTCTGGATTTGAAAAATGCGATTGCATTGCATGAAGATTTGTCTGAGTATTTTGCAGGATGTGCCAACGTGGCTTTGATGCACGGACGCATGAAAAATGAAGAAAAAGAAGCTATCATGCAAGACTTTAAAGCTCAAAAGAGTCAGGTTCTGGTCTCAACGACAGTGATTGAAGTTGGGGTCAATGTGCCAAATGCAACTATTATGATTATCATGGATGCTGATCGTTTTGGACTTAGTCAGCTACACCAGCTGCGCGGACGTGTTGGGCGTGGTGACAAGCAATCTTATGCGATTTTGGTTGCTAATCCAAAGACTGAGACAGGAAAAAAACGCATGAAAATCATGACAGAAACCACAGATGGTTTTGTACTGGCTGAAGCTGATCTTAAAATGCGTGGCTCTGGTGAAATTTTTGGAACACGACAATCTGGAATTCCGGAATTTCAAGTAGCAGATATTGTGGAAGATTATAATATTTTAGAAGAAGCTAGACGAGTTGCTAGCCAGATCGTTTCAAATCCAAATTGGAGCCAAGAACCACAATGGCAAATCATCACTCAAAATCTCAAAGATAAAGGTAACTTTGATTAA
- the acpS gene encoding holo-ACP synthase has protein sequence MIIGHGIDLQEIDAIKRAYEKNNRFAKRVLTEKEFQVFSGFKAEKRQMEFLAGRWAAKEAFAKAMGTGIGTLGFQDIEILNNQLGAPEITQSPFTGKCFISLSHTGNLVQASVILEDDE, from the coding sequence ATGATTATTGGTCATGGCATTGACTTGCAAGAAATAGATGCAATCAAGCGAGCGTATGAGAAGAATAATAGATTTGCAAAGCGCGTGCTGACAGAAAAAGAATTTCAAGTTTTTTCAGGTTTTAAGGCTGAGAAAAGGCAAATGGAATTTTTGGCGGGACGTTGGGCTGCAAAAGAAGCTTTTGCTAAGGCAATGGGGACTGGAATTGGGACACTTGGTTTTCAAGATATTGAAATCTTGAATAACCAGCTAGGTGCGCCTGAGATTACCCAGTCACCTTTTACTGGTAAATGCTTTATCTCACTTTCTCATACGGGGAATCTTGTGCAAGCCAGTGTTATCTTAGAAGATGATGAGTAA
- a CDS encoding 3-deoxy-7-phosphoheptulonate synthase: protein MGIHQKSATIDIAQVKELSKLEGDFLAKKKARDAELAKIIKGEDDRILLVIGPCSSDNEDAVLEYAHRLAKLQEEVKDKIFIVMRVYTAKPRTNGDGYKGLMHQPDTSKLPDLINGVAAVRHLHYRVITETGLTTADEMLYPDNLTLVDDLVSYHAIGARSVEDQEHRFVASGIDAPAGMKNPTSGNLNVMFNGIYAAQNKQNFIYHNAEVETDGNPLAHAILRGALTEHGENMPNYYYDDLLKAIAHYEKMGLENPFIVVDTNHDNSGKQYLEQIRIVRQTLINRDWSDKINKYVRGFMIESYLEDGRQDTPEVFGKSITDPCLGWDKTEKLIREIHATLSHDSYEELLF from the coding sequence ATGGGAATACATCAAAAAAGTGCAACGATTGATATTGCACAAGTCAAAGAACTATCAAAACTAGAAGGTGATTTTCTTGCTAAGAAAAAAGCACGTGATGCTGAATTGGCAAAAATCATCAAAGGTGAAGATGACCGTATTCTCTTGGTTATCGGTCCATGCTCGTCTGATAATGAAGATGCTGTACTTGAATACGCTCATCGTTTAGCGAAACTTCAAGAAGAAGTGAAAGATAAGATTTTCATTGTCATGCGTGTTTATACAGCAAAACCGCGTACAAATGGTGATGGTTATAAAGGGTTGATGCATCAGCCTGATACATCAAAACTTCCAGATTTGATTAATGGTGTTGCTGCGGTTCGTCATTTGCATTATCGAGTTATCACAGAAACTGGTTTGACAACTGCAGATGAGATGTTGTATCCTGATAACCTTACCTTGGTAGATGATTTGGTGTCATATCATGCTATTGGAGCTCGTTCGGTTGAAGACCAAGAACACCGCTTTGTTGCCTCTGGAATTGATGCCCCTGCAGGAATGAAAAATCCAACATCTGGTAATTTGAATGTGATGTTTAACGGTATTTATGCCGCACAAAACAAACAAAACTTCATCTACCATAATGCAGAAGTTGAAACAGATGGTAATCCATTGGCGCATGCTATTCTTCGTGGTGCACTAACTGAGCATGGCGAAAATATGCCAAACTACTATTATGATGACTTGTTGAAAGCAATTGCGCACTACGAAAAAATGGGACTTGAAAATCCATTTATCGTTGTGGACACAAATCATGATAATTCTGGTAAACAATATCTTGAACAAATCCGTATTGTCCGTCAAACATTGATTAATCGCGACTGGAGTGATAAAATTAACAAGTATGTACGTGGATTCATGATTGAATCTTACTTGGAAGATGGTCGCCAAGATACACCAGAGGTATTTGGAAAATCGATCACAGACCCATGTCTAGGATGGGATAAAACTGAAAAATTGATTCGTGAAATCCATGCAACCTTAAGTCATGATTCTTATGAGGAATTGCTATTCTAA
- a CDS encoding 3-deoxy-7-phosphoheptulonate synthase, translating into MSFKATSKKINFDALKEESKLTGDVLAKKEARDRELEAIIKGEDDRVLLVIGPCSSDNEDAVLEYARRLAKLQEEVKDRVFMVMRVYTAKPRTNGDGYKGLMHQPDTSEAPSLINGIKAVRHLHYRVISETGLTTADEMLYPENLPLVDDLVSYIAVGARSVEDQQHRFVASGISVPTGMKNPTSGNLNVMFNGIYAAQNKQSFLFNGEEVETSGNPFAHAILRGALNEYGKNMPNYYYDNVIDTIEQYEKMGLENPFIVIDTNHDNSGKQYLEQVRIVRQTLINRDWNEKINKYVRGFMIESYLEDGRQDKPEVFGKSITDPCLGWDNTEKLVHEIYDTLGK; encoded by the coding sequence ATGTCATTTAAAGCAACAAGTAAAAAGATTAATTTCGATGCTCTTAAAGAAGAATCAAAATTAACTGGTGACGTTCTAGCTAAAAAAGAAGCTCGTGATCGCGAATTAGAAGCTATCATTAAAGGTGAAGATGACCGAGTTCTTTTGGTTATCGGCCCTTGCTCATCTGATAATGAAGATGCTGTGCTTGAATACGCTCGTCGTTTGGCAAAACTTCAAGAAGAAGTTAAAGACCGTGTCTTTATGGTAATGCGTGTCTACACAGCAAAACCACGTACGAATGGTGATGGTTATAAAGGTTTGATGCACCAACCTGATACATCAGAAGCACCAAGTTTGATTAACGGTATTAAAGCCGTTCGTCACCTTCATTATCGTGTGATTTCAGAGACTGGCTTAACAACAGCAGATGAAATGCTTTATCCAGAAAATCTTCCATTGGTAGATGATTTGGTATCTTATATTGCTGTTGGTGCGCGTTCAGTTGAAGACCAACAACACCGCTTTGTTGCTTCAGGCATTAGTGTCCCAACAGGGATGAAAAACCCTACTTCAGGTAACTTGAATGTTATGTTTAACGGTATTTATGCTGCACAAAATAAACAATCATTCTTGTTTAACGGTGAAGAAGTAGAAACATCTGGTAATCCATTTGCACATGCTATCCTTCGTGGTGCACTTAACGAATATGGTAAAAATATGCCAAACTATTACTATGATAATGTCATCGATACTATCGAGCAATACGAAAAAATGGGACTTGAAAATCCATTTATCGTTATCGATACTAACCATGACAACTCAGGAAAACAATATTTAGAACAAGTTCGTATTGTCCGTCAAACATTGATTAACCGTGATTGGAACGAAAAAATCAATAAATACGTTCGTGGTTTCATGATTGAATCATACTTAGAAGACGGACGTCAAGACAAACCTGAAGTCTTTGGTAAATCAATCACAGACCCATGTCTTGGTTGGGACAATACCGAAAAACTTGTTCACGAAATTTACGATACACTAGGTAAATAA
- the alr gene encoding alanine racemase translates to MISSLHRPTKALIDLGAICDNIEAVKANIPEGKKAFAVVKANAYGHGAKKVARAVHHLVDGFCVSNVDEALELREAGIEETILILGVIMPNEVALARDYDITLTVASQEWLDLANEQDISLKGVNVHLKVDSGMGRIGVRSLEEAESLMANLKKSGANVEGIFTHFATADEADDTKFNEQLAFFTNIVNNLSEKPALVHASNSATSIWHSETIFNIVRLGIVMYGLNPSGTDIALPYPIKPALGLESALVHVKTIPAGATVGYGATYTAQKEEYIATVPIGYADGWTRDLQGFSVLVNGQFCEIIGRVSMDQITIRLPEKFPIGTKVTLIGQEGDKVISATDLAQKRGTINYEVLCLLSDRIPRFYSK, encoded by the coding sequence ATGATTTCAAGTTTACACCGACCAACAAAAGCCTTAATTGATTTAGGGGCTATTTGTGATAATATTGAGGCGGTTAAAGCTAATATTCCAGAAGGGAAAAAAGCTTTTGCGGTTGTTAAGGCTAATGCTTATGGACATGGTGCTAAAAAGGTTGCGCGAGCTGTGCACCACTTAGTTGACGGTTTTTGTGTATCAAATGTCGATGAAGCTCTCGAACTTCGTGAAGCAGGTATTGAAGAAACTATCTTAATCTTGGGTGTTATCATGCCTAATGAAGTTGCTTTAGCACGTGATTACGATATTACCTTAACTGTTGCTAGCCAAGAATGGCTTGATTTAGCAAATGAGCAAGACATCAGCCTTAAAGGGGTTAACGTTCATTTGAAAGTTGATTCTGGTATGGGACGTATTGGTGTACGTAGTCTTGAAGAAGCTGAAAGCTTAATGGCTAACTTGAAAAAATCTGGCGCTAATGTAGAAGGTATCTTCACTCACTTTGCTACAGCTGATGAAGCTGATGATACTAAATTTAATGAGCAATTGGCATTCTTTACAAATATTGTTAACAACTTGAGTGAAAAACCAGCCCTTGTTCATGCTAGTAACTCAGCGACAAGTATCTGGCACAGCGAAACAATCTTCAATATCGTTCGTCTTGGTATCGTGATGTACGGATTGAATCCAAGTGGAACAGATATTGCTCTTCCATATCCGATTAAACCAGCTCTTGGCTTGGAATCAGCGCTTGTTCACGTAAAGACAATCCCAGCTGGTGCGACTGTTGGTTACGGTGCAACTTACACTGCTCAAAAAGAAGAATATATTGCGACTGTTCCAATTGGTTATGCTGATGGATGGACTCGTGATTTGCAAGGTTTTTCAGTTCTTGTGAATGGACAATTTTGTGAAATCATTGGGCGCGTGTCAATGGACCAAATCACGATTCGTTTGCCAGAAAAATTCCCAATCGGTACTAAAGTAACTTTAATTGGTCAAGAAGGTGACAAGGTTATTTCAGCTACTGATTTAGCTCAAAAACGTGGTACTATCAATTATGAAGTACTTTGTCTTCTAAGTGACCGTATCCCACGTTTCTATTCAAAATAA